Proteins from one Fibrobacter sp. genomic window:
- a CDS encoding bile acid:sodium symporter family protein yields MLKVIRAVTRFLSTYTSLFVIACAVVAFFAPVTFAWVHGNVSSVILGIIMLSMGLTLRIEDFKNLAKRPLDICAGALAQYTIMPLVALCLTKVFGLDPYLAVGIILVGCCPGGVSSNVMSYLAKGDVAFSVGMTIVSTLLAPIVTPFLVLWLADTSINVNAVGMFLQILYVTVGPVTAGFLMNHFFGHRNGFKEIQANMPSVSVIGLGLIVGSVIVTVRPHLLNNGVSLLFLVLAVVFCHNALGYVLGYSVGRVLKFTTAKKRTIAIEVGVQNAGMATVLAAAFFANPENIAANPNAALCVVPCAISCAYHSISGTILAGIFAKLDQKKKFRGV; encoded by the coding sequence ATGCTTAAAGTTATTAGGGCGGTGACCCGTTTTCTTTCCACCTATACCTCTCTTTTTGTAATCGCCTGCGCGGTGGTTGCTTTCTTTGCCCCTGTTACATTTGCCTGGGTTCACGGAAACGTTTCTTCGGTCATTCTCGGCATTATCATGCTGTCCATGGGCTTGACCCTTCGCATTGAAGATTTCAAGAACTTGGCGAAGCGCCCGCTGGATATTTGTGCTGGCGCCTTGGCTCAGTACACCATCATGCCGCTGGTTGCCCTGTGCCTTACGAAAGTTTTCGGACTGGATCCGTATCTCGCTGTAGGTATCATTCTGGTGGGCTGCTGCCCCGGCGGCGTCTCCAGCAATGTGATGAGTTATCTTGCCAAGGGAGACGTTGCCTTCTCTGTGGGCATGACAATCGTCAGCACCTTGCTTGCGCCGATTGTTACCCCGTTTTTGGTATTGTGGCTTGCAGATACCAGCATCAACGTGAATGCGGTGGGGATGTTCCTGCAGATCCTTTATGTGACCGTGGGCCCTGTGACCGCAGGCTTCCTGATGAACCATTTCTTCGGTCATCGTAACGGCTTTAAGGAAATCCAGGCGAACATGCCTTCGGTAAGCGTCATCGGCCTTGGCCTTATTGTGGGTAGCGTTATCGTAACGGTGCGCCCGCATCTGCTGAACAATGGCGTAAGCCTATTGTTCCTGGTGCTTGCCGTGGTGTTCTGCCACAATGCGCTTGGCTATGTGCTGGGCTATAGTGTAGGTCGCGTCCTTAAATTCACCACGGCAAAGAAACGTACCATCGCCATCGAAGTTGGCGTGCAGAATGCGGGCATGGCAACGGTGCTTGCGGCAGCCTTCTTTGCTAATCCCGAGAACATCGCTGCTAATCCCAATGCCGCTCTGTGCGTGGTTCCCTGCGCTATCAGTTGCGCCTACCATTCCATAAGCGGTACCATTCTTGCTGGTATCTTCGCCAAGCTGGACCAGAAGAAAAAATTCCGCGGCGTATAA